In Sebastes fasciatus isolate fSebFas1 chromosome 24, fSebFas1.pri, whole genome shotgun sequence, the following are encoded in one genomic region:
- the gckr gene encoding glucokinase regulatory protein isoform X1 has product MTNCFWQKRTDSCTMAGSDWTCSLSAMHEWESADYEPSLPVSEKSNPLTRDIDRASANSIVRMLQACDAQMFQEETGATYQRLLSEQVVETLMEVARKVELILKDPQDSLVVLSGCGTSGRLAFLISSAFNRALRELNQSSAYSYIIAGGDRALLSSQEAPEDDPKQGMLSLKKVCEGKKRVLFIGISCGLSAPFVAGQLDFCLQHPEVFTPVLVGFNPAHQARDESIPGCTFTFRSVALKMQELAKSQKAFLINPAVGPEAISGSSRMKGGSATKIILEVVLSAAHAATFTNTPITYKGILQHMRAYEKTVDITYAQTEGIIALLETAGQSLRRGGRVCYLGWGSLATLGLIDASECVPTFGADYEDVRGFISGGYRELSNNEGPLGPDLCIAHEDFLHLVLPSLDDQDIVLLIYTHSDDVSEVAKLARRVREKMSNLHVVYHRVDGDTAAAAQQEDIDKLCLSSLKITWPPPASGSLPPMWELSTKLLLNAVSTGAHVLKGKIYQNHMMDVQVTNSKLYCRATRLLQKLSGCPESQCETALLKAVYRVDELTVDITSSDVTTHTRTARNTTKVVPLALVCLLTGRSLTEAETHLEQQPIIREAVEACLSLHSCI; this is encoded by the exons ATGACAAACTGCTTTTGGCAGAAAAGGACAGACTCATGCACGATGGCGGGATCAGACTGGACTTGCAGTCTCTCTGCTATGCATGAATGGGAG TCCGCAGATTATGAGccgtcacttcctgtttcagaGAAGTCCAACCCCCTGACGCGTGACATCGACCGGGCTTCAGCCAATAGTATTGTGAGGATGTTACAGGCCTGTGACGCCCAGATGTTTCAGGAAGAGACAGGAGCCACCTACCAG AGGCTTTTGAGTGAACAAGTGGTGGAGACATTGATGGAGGTTGCTCGGAAGGTGGAGCTCATTCTCAAG GATCCTCAGGACAGCCTGGTTGTACTGAGTGGTTGTGGGACTTCTGGTCGACTGGCTTTCCTCATCTCG tCAGCTTTCAACAGAGCGCTGAGGGAGCTGAACCAGAGTTCAGCTTATTCCTACATCATAGCAGGAGGAGACAG AGCTCTGCTATCCTCCCAAGAAGCTCCCGAAGATGACCCCAAACAGGGCATGCTCAGTCTGAAGAAG GTCTGTGAGGGAAAGAAGCGTGTCTTGTTCATCGGTATTTCCTGTGGATTATCT GCTCCGTTTGTTGCAGGTCAGCTGGACTTCTGCCTGCAGCACCCTGAGGTCTTCACTCCTGTACTGGTTGGCTTTAATCCTGCACATCAGGCCAG GGATGAGTCCATTCCAGGCTGCACGTTCACGTTTCGCAGTGTGGCGCTAAAGATGCAGGAGCTCGCCAAAAGCCAAAAGGCCTTCCTCATCAACCCAGCAGTCGGG CCAGAAGCCATCAGCGGCTCCTCCAGGATGAAAGGAGGCAGCGCCACTAAGATTATCCTGGAGGTCGTCCTGTCGGCTGCTCATGCCGCCACCTTCACAAACACACCCATCACTTATAA GGGCATCCTGCAGCACATGAGAGCGTACGAGAAAACAGTGGATATCACTTACGCTCAGACGGAGGGGATAATCGCTCTGTTGGAAACAGCTGGACAGAG TTTGCGGCGTGGCGGGCGTGTGTGTTACCTGGGCTGGGGCTCCCTTGCCACGCTGGGCCTCATCGACGCCAGCGAGTGCGTCCCCACATTCGGCGCAG actaCGAAGATGTTCGGGGCTTCATCAGTGGAGGATACAGAGAGCTGAGCAACAATGAGGGTCCACTG GGTCCAGACCTTTGCATCGCACATGAGGATTTTTTGCATCTAGTTCTGCCCTCCCTCGACGACCAGGACATCGTCCTTCTTATCTACACACACTCTG ATGATGTCAGTGAAGTGGCAAAGCTGGCGcgcagagtgagagagaagatGTCAAACCTCCACGTCGTTTATCATCGGGTTGATGGAGacactgcagctgctgcacaACAA GAGGACATCGATAAGCTGTGTTTATCCTCACTAAAAATCACTTGGCCACCACCTGCTTCAGGGAGCTTACCACCCATG TGGGAGCTGTCCACTAAGCTGCTGCTGAACGCCGTGAGCACCGGAGCTCACGTCTTAAAGGGGAAGATTTACCAGAACCACATGATGGACGTGCAGGTCACCAACAGCAAGCTCTACTGCAGAGCCACACGTTTACTCCAG AAGCTGTCTGGTTGTCCTGAGTCCCAGTGTGAGACAGCTCTCCTGAAGGCCGTCTACCGTGTGGACGAGCTGACAGTGGACATCACATCCTCTGacgtcaccacacacacacgcactgccAGAAACACCACCAAG gtggtcCCTCTGGCTTTGGTCTGTTTGCTGACTGGTCGCTCTCTCACGGAGGCGGAGACTCATTTGGAGCAACAGCCAATCATAAGGGAGGCTGTGGAGGCCTGTCTGTCACTACATTCATGTATCTAA
- the gckr gene encoding glucokinase regulatory protein isoform X2 — translation MGEKSNPLTRDIDRASANSIVRMLQACDAQMFQEETGATYQRLLSEQVVETLMEVARKVELILKDPQDSLVVLSGCGTSGRLAFLISSAFNRALRELNQSSAYSYIIAGGDRALLSSQEAPEDDPKQGMLSLKKVCEGKKRVLFIGISCGLSAPFVAGQLDFCLQHPEVFTPVLVGFNPAHQARDESIPGCTFTFRSVALKMQELAKSQKAFLINPAVGPEAISGSSRMKGGSATKIILEVVLSAAHAATFTNTPITYKGILQHMRAYEKTVDITYAQTEGIIALLETAGQSLRRGGRVCYLGWGSLATLGLIDASECVPTFGADYEDVRGFISGGYRELSNNEGPLGPDLCIAHEDFLHLVLPSLDDQDIVLLIYTHSDDVSEVAKLARRVREKMSNLHVVYHRVDGDTAAAAQQEDIDKLCLSSLKITWPPPASGSLPPMWELSTKLLLNAVSTGAHVLKGKIYQNHMMDVQVTNSKLYCRATRLLQKLSGCPESQCETALLKAVYRVDELTVDITSSDVTTHTRTARNTTKVVPLALVCLLTGRSLTEAETHLEQQPIIREAVEACLSLHSCI, via the exons ATGGGAG aGAAGTCCAACCCCCTGACGCGTGACATCGACCGGGCTTCAGCCAATAGTATTGTGAGGATGTTACAGGCCTGTGACGCCCAGATGTTTCAGGAAGAGACAGGAGCCACCTACCAG AGGCTTTTGAGTGAACAAGTGGTGGAGACATTGATGGAGGTTGCTCGGAAGGTGGAGCTCATTCTCAAG GATCCTCAGGACAGCCTGGTTGTACTGAGTGGTTGTGGGACTTCTGGTCGACTGGCTTTCCTCATCTCG tCAGCTTTCAACAGAGCGCTGAGGGAGCTGAACCAGAGTTCAGCTTATTCCTACATCATAGCAGGAGGAGACAG AGCTCTGCTATCCTCCCAAGAAGCTCCCGAAGATGACCCCAAACAGGGCATGCTCAGTCTGAAGAAG GTCTGTGAGGGAAAGAAGCGTGTCTTGTTCATCGGTATTTCCTGTGGATTATCT GCTCCGTTTGTTGCAGGTCAGCTGGACTTCTGCCTGCAGCACCCTGAGGTCTTCACTCCTGTACTGGTTGGCTTTAATCCTGCACATCAGGCCAG GGATGAGTCCATTCCAGGCTGCACGTTCACGTTTCGCAGTGTGGCGCTAAAGATGCAGGAGCTCGCCAAAAGCCAAAAGGCCTTCCTCATCAACCCAGCAGTCGGG CCAGAAGCCATCAGCGGCTCCTCCAGGATGAAAGGAGGCAGCGCCACTAAGATTATCCTGGAGGTCGTCCTGTCGGCTGCTCATGCCGCCACCTTCACAAACACACCCATCACTTATAA GGGCATCCTGCAGCACATGAGAGCGTACGAGAAAACAGTGGATATCACTTACGCTCAGACGGAGGGGATAATCGCTCTGTTGGAAACAGCTGGACAGAG TTTGCGGCGTGGCGGGCGTGTGTGTTACCTGGGCTGGGGCTCCCTTGCCACGCTGGGCCTCATCGACGCCAGCGAGTGCGTCCCCACATTCGGCGCAG actaCGAAGATGTTCGGGGCTTCATCAGTGGAGGATACAGAGAGCTGAGCAACAATGAGGGTCCACTG GGTCCAGACCTTTGCATCGCACATGAGGATTTTTTGCATCTAGTTCTGCCCTCCCTCGACGACCAGGACATCGTCCTTCTTATCTACACACACTCTG ATGATGTCAGTGAAGTGGCAAAGCTGGCGcgcagagtgagagagaagatGTCAAACCTCCACGTCGTTTATCATCGGGTTGATGGAGacactgcagctgctgcacaACAA GAGGACATCGATAAGCTGTGTTTATCCTCACTAAAAATCACTTGGCCACCACCTGCTTCAGGGAGCTTACCACCCATG TGGGAGCTGTCCACTAAGCTGCTGCTGAACGCCGTGAGCACCGGAGCTCACGTCTTAAAGGGGAAGATTTACCAGAACCACATGATGGACGTGCAGGTCACCAACAGCAAGCTCTACTGCAGAGCCACACGTTTACTCCAG AAGCTGTCTGGTTGTCCTGAGTCCCAGTGTGAGACAGCTCTCCTGAAGGCCGTCTACCGTGTGGACGAGCTGACAGTGGACATCACATCCTCTGacgtcaccacacacacacgcactgccAGAAACACCACCAAG gtggtcCCTCTGGCTTTGGTCTGTTTGCTGACTGGTCGCTCTCTCACGGAGGCGGAGACTCATTTGGAGCAACAGCCAATCATAAGGGAGGCTGTGGAGGCCTGTCTGTCACTACATTCATGTATCTAA
- the gckr gene encoding glucokinase regulatory protein isoform X3: MLQACDAQMFQEETGATYQRLLSEQVVETLMEVARKVELILKDPQDSLVVLSGCGTSGRLAFLISSAFNRALRELNQSSAYSYIIAGGDRALLSSQEAPEDDPKQGMLSLKKVCEGKKRVLFIGISCGLSAPFVAGQLDFCLQHPEVFTPVLVGFNPAHQARDESIPGCTFTFRSVALKMQELAKSQKAFLINPAVGPEAISGSSRMKGGSATKIILEVVLSAAHAATFTNTPITYKGILQHMRAYEKTVDITYAQTEGIIALLETAGQSLRRGGRVCYLGWGSLATLGLIDASECVPTFGADYEDVRGFISGGYRELSNNEGPLGPDLCIAHEDFLHLVLPSLDDQDIVLLIYTHSDDVSEVAKLARRVREKMSNLHVVYHRVDGDTAAAAQQEDIDKLCLSSLKITWPPPASGSLPPMWELSTKLLLNAVSTGAHVLKGKIYQNHMMDVQVTNSKLYCRATRLLQKLSGCPESQCETALLKAVYRVDELTVDITSSDVTTHTRTARNTTKVVPLALVCLLTGRSLTEAETHLEQQPIIREAVEACLSLHSCI, encoded by the exons ATGTTACAGGCCTGTGACGCCCAGATGTTTCAGGAAGAGACAGGAGCCACCTACCAG AGGCTTTTGAGTGAACAAGTGGTGGAGACATTGATGGAGGTTGCTCGGAAGGTGGAGCTCATTCTCAAG GATCCTCAGGACAGCCTGGTTGTACTGAGTGGTTGTGGGACTTCTGGTCGACTGGCTTTCCTCATCTCG tCAGCTTTCAACAGAGCGCTGAGGGAGCTGAACCAGAGTTCAGCTTATTCCTACATCATAGCAGGAGGAGACAG AGCTCTGCTATCCTCCCAAGAAGCTCCCGAAGATGACCCCAAACAGGGCATGCTCAGTCTGAAGAAG GTCTGTGAGGGAAAGAAGCGTGTCTTGTTCATCGGTATTTCCTGTGGATTATCT GCTCCGTTTGTTGCAGGTCAGCTGGACTTCTGCCTGCAGCACCCTGAGGTCTTCACTCCTGTACTGGTTGGCTTTAATCCTGCACATCAGGCCAG GGATGAGTCCATTCCAGGCTGCACGTTCACGTTTCGCAGTGTGGCGCTAAAGATGCAGGAGCTCGCCAAAAGCCAAAAGGCCTTCCTCATCAACCCAGCAGTCGGG CCAGAAGCCATCAGCGGCTCCTCCAGGATGAAAGGAGGCAGCGCCACTAAGATTATCCTGGAGGTCGTCCTGTCGGCTGCTCATGCCGCCACCTTCACAAACACACCCATCACTTATAA GGGCATCCTGCAGCACATGAGAGCGTACGAGAAAACAGTGGATATCACTTACGCTCAGACGGAGGGGATAATCGCTCTGTTGGAAACAGCTGGACAGAG TTTGCGGCGTGGCGGGCGTGTGTGTTACCTGGGCTGGGGCTCCCTTGCCACGCTGGGCCTCATCGACGCCAGCGAGTGCGTCCCCACATTCGGCGCAG actaCGAAGATGTTCGGGGCTTCATCAGTGGAGGATACAGAGAGCTGAGCAACAATGAGGGTCCACTG GGTCCAGACCTTTGCATCGCACATGAGGATTTTTTGCATCTAGTTCTGCCCTCCCTCGACGACCAGGACATCGTCCTTCTTATCTACACACACTCTG ATGATGTCAGTGAAGTGGCAAAGCTGGCGcgcagagtgagagagaagatGTCAAACCTCCACGTCGTTTATCATCGGGTTGATGGAGacactgcagctgctgcacaACAA GAGGACATCGATAAGCTGTGTTTATCCTCACTAAAAATCACTTGGCCACCACCTGCTTCAGGGAGCTTACCACCCATG TGGGAGCTGTCCACTAAGCTGCTGCTGAACGCCGTGAGCACCGGAGCTCACGTCTTAAAGGGGAAGATTTACCAGAACCACATGATGGACGTGCAGGTCACCAACAGCAAGCTCTACTGCAGAGCCACACGTTTACTCCAG AAGCTGTCTGGTTGTCCTGAGTCCCAGTGTGAGACAGCTCTCCTGAAGGCCGTCTACCGTGTGGACGAGCTGACAGTGGACATCACATCCTCTGacgtcaccacacacacacgcactgccAGAAACACCACCAAG gtggtcCCTCTGGCTTTGGTCTGTTTGCTGACTGGTCGCTCTCTCACGGAGGCGGAGACTCATTTGGAGCAACAGCCAATCATAAGGGAGGCTGTGGAGGCCTGTCTGTCACTACATTCATGTATCTAA
- the c24h8orf74 gene encoding uncharacterized protein C8orf74 homolog isoform X1, whose translation MLSRDDEDKHSHVMGISWKTLTAGTVSHRETGVQRLSCHFSWPEFCDERRCFHQEFVYDVTMFAATCGFAWPDVIRAAAVARGVFPQLDGLDVPKLLSLLRDALSESLPNLTSVHRHEFTQFLTDTCVTRQRLLQAAVGGAANMSIAQLHLEVQLPPTPSPLTQGMDLHKWEQQRHQAELASMLRQKEEQLRSLREGSRVTLEELDVPEGEQLDKEGVLAVVRAAVRATEGQMLASLNQEASLLSDILQLRLQLGASATRGLHSAVLPNTNHIGSQPDDQQRRRSARRTSKKKNQD comes from the exons atgttgtcccGAGACGATgaagacaagcattcacacgttatgggaatatccTGGAAGACGCTGACAGCGGGAACagtcagtcat AGAGAGACTGGTGTGCAGAGGCTCAGCTGTCACTTCTCATGGCCGGAGTTCTGTGATGAGCGGCGGTGCTTCCACCAGGAGTTTGTGTACGACGTCACCATGTTTGCCGCCACCTGTGGCTTCGCCTGGCCTGACGTGATCCGGGCAGCTGCAGTCGCCAGAGGCGTCTTCCCACAGCTGGACG GTCTCGACGTACCCAAACTACTGTCCTTACTGAGAGACGCGCTGTCTGAGAGTTTGCCAAACCTCACCTCTGTCCACCGACATGAGTTCACCCAGTTCCTCACAGACACCTGCGTCACCCGACAAAGGCTTCTCCAGGCGGCTGTGGGTGGAGCTGCCAACATGTCCATCGCTCAGTTACACTTGGAGGTGCAGCTGCCGCCCACGCCCTCTCCTCTGACACAG GGCATGGATCTGCACAAGTGGGAGCAGCAGCGTCATCAAGCCGAGCTCGCCTCAATGTTGCGACAGAAGGAGGAGCAGCTGCGGAGTCTCCGAGAGGGGTCAAGGGTCActctggaggagctggatgTTCCTGAGGGTGAGCAGCTGGACAAAGAG GGCGTTTTGGCGGTGGTTCGTGCAGCAGTGAGGGCCACAGAAGGCCAGATGTTGGCGAGTCTGAACCAAGAGGCCTCCCTGCTCAGTGACATCCTGCAGCTCAGACTGCAGCTGGGAGCATCGGCCACCAGAGGGCTCCACAGTGCTGTTCTTCCCAACACAAATCACATCGGCTCACAACCAGACGACCAGCAAAGGCGAAGAAGCGCACGGCGAACcagcaaaaagaaaaaccaGGACTGA
- the c24h8orf74 gene encoding uncharacterized protein C8orf74 homolog isoform X2, producing the protein MDSLTEREIAQIVRQKRETGVQRLSCHFSWPEFCDERRCFHQEFVYDVTMFAATCGFAWPDVIRAAAVARGVFPQLDGLDVPKLLSLLRDALSESLPNLTSVHRHEFTQFLTDTCVTRQRLLQAAVGGAANMSIAQLHLEVQLPPTPSPLTQGMDLHKWEQQRHQAELASMLRQKEEQLRSLREGSRVTLEELDVPEGEQLDKEGVLAVVRAAVRATEGQMLASLNQEASLLSDILQLRLQLGASATRGLHSAVLPNTNHIGSQPDDQQRRRSARRTSKKKNQD; encoded by the exons ATGGATTCCcttacagagagagaaatagcaCAGATAGTGAGACAAAAG AGAGAGACTGGTGTGCAGAGGCTCAGCTGTCACTTCTCATGGCCGGAGTTCTGTGATGAGCGGCGGTGCTTCCACCAGGAGTTTGTGTACGACGTCACCATGTTTGCCGCCACCTGTGGCTTCGCCTGGCCTGACGTGATCCGGGCAGCTGCAGTCGCCAGAGGCGTCTTCCCACAGCTGGACG GTCTCGACGTACCCAAACTACTGTCCTTACTGAGAGACGCGCTGTCTGAGAGTTTGCCAAACCTCACCTCTGTCCACCGACATGAGTTCACCCAGTTCCTCACAGACACCTGCGTCACCCGACAAAGGCTTCTCCAGGCGGCTGTGGGTGGAGCTGCCAACATGTCCATCGCTCAGTTACACTTGGAGGTGCAGCTGCCGCCCACGCCCTCTCCTCTGACACAG GGCATGGATCTGCACAAGTGGGAGCAGCAGCGTCATCAAGCCGAGCTCGCCTCAATGTTGCGACAGAAGGAGGAGCAGCTGCGGAGTCTCCGAGAGGGGTCAAGGGTCActctggaggagctggatgTTCCTGAGGGTGAGCAGCTGGACAAAGAG GGCGTTTTGGCGGTGGTTCGTGCAGCAGTGAGGGCCACAGAAGGCCAGATGTTGGCGAGTCTGAACCAAGAGGCCTCCCTGCTCAGTGACATCCTGCAGCTCAGACTGCAGCTGGGAGCATCGGCCACCAGAGGGCTCCACAGTGCTGTTCTTCCCAACACAAATCACATCGGCTCACAACCAGACGACCAGCAAAGGCGAAGAAGCGCACGGCGAACcagcaaaaagaaaaaccaGGACTGA
- the LOC141763281 gene encoding L-threonine 3-dehydrogenase, mitochondrial-like isoform X1 — protein MLVMQLLRGAVKHAGSSPRCSVERLISAVRGISSSSSGTDTDHPKILITGGLGQLGVGLAKLLRRRFGKNNVILSDIRKPPNHVYHNGPFIFSDILDYKNLREIVVNNNISWLVHYSAVLSAVGENNVALAKEVNITGLHNILDIATEHGLRVFVPSTIGAFGPSSPRDPTPELCVQRPRTIYGVSKVHAELMGEYYHHRYGLDFRCLRYPGIISADSQPGGGTTDYAVQIFHAAVKTGCFECNLRSDTRLPMMYIDDCLRATLEFLEAPADTLLSRTYNITAMSFTPHDLILEIQKLLPDLKVTYNVDPVRQAIADGWPMALEDNAARREWGWKHEYDLSELVQTMLTHINTGNQLAQAY, from the exons ATGCTGGTGATGCAGTTGCTGAGGGGTGCAGTGAAGCATGCTGGGAGCAGTCCCCGGTGCAGTGTTGAGCGACTGATCTCAGCAGTTCGTGGCATCAGCTCATCCTCATCCGGCACTGATACTGATCACCCCAAAATCCTTATCACGG GAGGGCTTGGACAGCTAGGGGTGGGGCTCGCCAAGTTGCTGCG GAGACGATTTGGAAAGAACAACGTGATCCTGTCTGACATTAGGAAACCGCCCAACCATGTCTACCATAAcg gtccaTTCATCTTCTCAGACATCCTGGACTATAAGAACCTCAGGGAAATCGTGGTgaacaacaacatcagctggCTGGTTCACTACTCGGCTGTGCTGTCCGCCGTGGGAGAGAACAACGTCGCGCTGGCCAAAGAGGTCAACATCACGG GTCTCCATAACATATTAGACATAGCAACCGAACATGGTCTGCGTGTGTTTGTCCCCAGCACCATCGGTGCCTTCGGTCCGTCCTCGCCCAGGGACCCCACCCCTGAGCTGTGCGTGCAGAGGCCACGCACCATCTACGGCGTCTCCAAGGTCCACGCGGAGCTGATGGGTGAG TACTACCACCACAGGTACGGGCTGGATTTCCGCTGTCTCAGGTATCCGGGCATCATCTCAGCTGACTCCCAGCCTGGAGGAGGAACCACAG ACTATGCTGTCCAGATCTTCCACGCCGCTGTGAAAACTGGTTGTTTTGAGTGCAACTTGCGCAGCGACACGCGGCTTCCTATGATGTACATCG ATGATTGTCTCAGGGCTACGCTAGAGTTCCTGGAGGCTCCGGCCGACACGCTGCTCAGCCGCACCTACAACATCACCGCTATGAGCTTTACACCGCACGACCTCATCCTGGAGATACAGAAACTCCTGCCTGACCTCAAGGTCACCTACAATGTGGATCCAGTCCGGCAGGCTATCG CGGACGGCTGGCCAATGGCGTTAGAGGACAACGCGGCAAGGCGGGAATGGGGCTGGAAGCACGAGTACGACCTCTCAGAGTTGGTGCAGACCATGCTGACTCACATCAATACGGGCAACCAGCTCGCACAAGCCTACTGA
- the LOC141763281 gene encoding L-threonine 3-dehydrogenase, mitochondrial-like isoform X2 yields the protein MPLSPATYTTHDNTSACEVLHSCCYCMFFVYRRCTMLVMQLLRGAVKHAGSSPRCSVERLISAVRGISSSSSGTDTDHPKILITGGLGQLGVGLAKLLRRRFGKNNVILSDIRKPPNHVYHNGPFIFSDILDYKNLREIVVNNNISWLVHYSAVLSAVGENNVALAKEVNITGLHNILDIATEHGLRVFVPSTIGAFGPSSPRDPTPELCVQRPRTIYGVSKVHAELMGEYYHHRYGLDFRCLRYPGIISADSQPGGGTTDYAVQIFHAAVKTGCFECNLRSDTRLPMI from the exons ATGCCTTTAAGCCCAGCGACCTACACGACCCATGACAACACAAGTGCGTGTGAAGTACTTCATTCTTGCTGttattgcatgttttttgtttacaggaGGTGTACGATGCTGGTGATGCAGTTGCTGAGGGGTGCAGTGAAGCATGCTGGGAGCAGTCCCCGGTGCAGTGTTGAGCGACTGATCTCAGCAGTTCGTGGCATCAGCTCATCCTCATCCGGCACTGATACTGATCACCCCAAAATCCTTATCACGG GAGGGCTTGGACAGCTAGGGGTGGGGCTCGCCAAGTTGCTGCG GAGACGATTTGGAAAGAACAACGTGATCCTGTCTGACATTAGGAAACCGCCCAACCATGTCTACCATAAcg gtccaTTCATCTTCTCAGACATCCTGGACTATAAGAACCTCAGGGAAATCGTGGTgaacaacaacatcagctggCTGGTTCACTACTCGGCTGTGCTGTCCGCCGTGGGAGAGAACAACGTCGCGCTGGCCAAAGAGGTCAACATCACGG GTCTCCATAACATATTAGACATAGCAACCGAACATGGTCTGCGTGTGTTTGTCCCCAGCACCATCGGTGCCTTCGGTCCGTCCTCGCCCAGGGACCCCACCCCTGAGCTGTGCGTGCAGAGGCCACGCACCATCTACGGCGTCTCCAAGGTCCACGCGGAGCTGATGGGTGAG TACTACCACCACAGGTACGGGCTGGATTTCCGCTGTCTCAGGTATCCGGGCATCATCTCAGCTGACTCCCAGCCTGGAGGAGGAACCACAG ACTATGCTGTCCAGATCTTCCACGCCGCTGTGAAAACTGGTTGTTTTGAGTGCAACTTGCGCAGCGACACGCGGCTTCCTATGAT ATGA